The following are encoded in a window of Cryobacterium sp. CG_9.6 genomic DNA:
- a CDS encoding winged helix-turn-helix domain-containing protein yields MAHWTFLTNHAHVLLCVSENPNTRLRDIADMVGVTERAAQRIISELEEAGYLERVREGRRNSYLLNPAMPLRHPLDSDHRIGELLAAFTPHTATPTS; encoded by the coding sequence ATGGCGCACTGGACTTTCCTTACCAATCACGCCCACGTTCTGCTCTGCGTGTCCGAGAATCCGAACACTCGCCTGCGCGATATTGCCGACATGGTGGGGGTTACCGAGCGCGCCGCGCAACGCATTATTAGTGAGCTCGAAGAGGCCGGTTACCTGGAGCGTGTGCGCGAGGGGCGTCGCAACAGCTATCTTCTGAACCCGGCCATGCCCCTCCGGCACCCCCTCGACAGCGACCATCGCATCGGCGAACTCCTCGCCGCTTTTACCCCTCACACAGCCACCCCCACGAGCTAA